The Victivallis sp. Marseille-Q1083 DNA window CGGAGGCGGAAAATTTGCGGCGGAATGGCGTCAGGGAACTGATCGTCATCGCCCAGGATGTCACCGCTTTCGGCCATGACCGGCAGGATGGGACGACGTTGGCCGGACTGCTCCGGGAATTGGACCGGCTGCCGGGAAAATTCTGGATCCGTCTGCTGTACACCCATCCGGCCCATTTCACCGATGAATTGATCGAAGTGCTGGCGTCGTCGAACCATGTGTTGCCCTACCTGGATATCCCGCTGCAGCATATCGACGATGGAATTTTGCGCCGGATGGGGCGCAAAGTGACGCGGGGGCAGGTGGAAATGCTGCTGTCGCGTCTGCGGCAGGCGATTCCGGAGCTGACCTTGCGGACGACGTTCATCACCGGTTTTCCGGGCGAAGGCGACCGGGAATATGAAGCGTTGAAGGAGTTCGTCGGCCGGATGAAGTTCGAACGGCTCGGTGTATTCGCCTATTCGCCGGAACCGAATACGCCGGCGGCAGATTTTCCGGAGCAGGTCGATCTGGAAGTTGCCGAACAGCGGGCGGCGGAGCTGCTGGATTTGCAGCAGGCGTTGTCGCAGCGGTACAATGAGGCTTGGGTCGGCCGGGAACTGGAAGTGCTGGTCGATGCGGTGGAAGGGTGCCGGGCGACGGCGCGGAGCCGGATGGATGCGCCGGAAATCGACAATATCGTAACCGTGAAGGCTTCGCGGGAGTTGCGGCCGGGCGGCTTTTACAAGGTCAGGATTACCGGTGGCGACGAATTCGATCTGACGGCGGAATTATAAGCGGTGGAAAGGAGAGAGACAATGAAACGGAATCTGCCGAATATCCTGACGGTGGCGCGTATCGTTCTGATTTTCATCTTTTTGATTTTGGCGGCCAATGCCGGGGATGTCGACAGTACGACGCTGTCGACCCGGGATCTGGTGATTCGGATCATTGCCGGCTGCCTGGCGATTATCGCCGGGGCGACTGATTTTCTCGACGGTTATCTGGCGCGCCGCTGGAAGGTGGTGACCGATTTCGGCGCCCTGATGGATCCGCTGGCCGATAAAATTTTCGTGACGGCGACGATGCTGATCGTCGTGGAATTCCGGTTGATGCCGGCCTGGATTGCGGTGGTGGTGATCTCCCGGGAGTTCATGGTGACCGGCTTGCGGATGCTGGCGGTGAAAAAGGGGGTGGTGATCAGTGCCGACCGCTGGGGAAAGTTGAAGACGGCGATGCAGATGGTCATGCTGTTCCTGGCCGGGATTTCCTGGGTCAATCTCTATGATCTGCGGGTCGATGTGGTGTGGGGAATCCGGCTGTGGTATGTCTGGCTGGTATTTTTGTGGGCGATCGCGTTGATTACCGTCGGTTCCGGCCTCGGATATTTCATCAAATACCGGGCGCTGATCCGGCCGGACGAGCCGGTGGAAAACAATTGAAAAAATCGAATCCCGATTTGCCAAACGGTGAATCGGGATTATATTAAACCCATTCTATATGCCGGAGAGGTGGCCGAGTGGTCGAAGGCGCAGCATTGGAAATGCTGTGTACGGGAAACTGTACCGTGGGTTCGAATCCCACCCTCTCCGCCATTTTGTTTTATCCAACTGAGAGTAAGTGGTTGCGGCAGCTTGTGGTGAGACTGTCGTCGCTGGGATAACTGTTGCAGAAACCTTGTTGCCAGGAAGGATGCCGGGCGATTTCAGCCGCCACAATTCTTCGCGTCCGGCGTTGGCTCGGAAAGGACCGGAAAAATCGATTATTTCGCCGTCTTTTGCAGCTTTGCCACTTTGGGCGTTTTCGTCGGTTTGGGCCGGCGGGGCGGCGGTTGCGGCGGCGCTGGTTGCCGGATGCCTCTCAGCGGCCAGTAACGGCGGGCCAGCCGCGGCAGTTCGATGGTCGATTGGGGTTCTACTTCGGGCAGCCTGACCGCGTTGCGCGGAATCGCGCCGGATTTGAACAGCGCCAGTTTGGCCGCCGCCGGACCGATCAATTCATACAGAATGGAGGACGCCAGAACGATGGTGAGCATGGTGTTGCCGACTTCCGGCGATAGGATTCGCTGCCCCATGAAAGCCAGGCCGATCGCCACGCCGGCTTGCGGAATCAGTGCCAGCCCCAGGTAATTTTTGATTTCCCGGCTGCTGCCGACCGCGGCACAGCCGAAATAAGCGCCCAGGTATTTGCCGGCGATCCGGATCAGGAAATAGGATACCCCGATCAGGCCGACCGACCCGAGGATCCGCAGGTCGAAGCTCATACCGGAAACGATGAAGAAAATCGACATCACCGGCGGCGTGAAGCGGTTGATCTGCTTGAACAGCGTCTTATCCCGCGTCAGGTTGATGTACGTGGCGCCGAAAACCATGCAGGCGAGCAGTGGGGAAATTTCGAAAACATCGCACAAGCCTGAAATGCCGAGCAGCATGGCCAGCGCCAGGATCAGCCGGTTTTCCCGGCTGCGCTGCGGGGTGAGCAATTTGCTCAGGATGAGCCCGCAGAGAAAACCGATGCCGAGGGCGGCGAGGTTGTAGACGATTGGCAGCAGGATTCCGGCCAGCGATACTTCGCCCCGCGTATTCTCCAGCGCCATCACCGCGCTGAAAGCGAGCAGGCAGATGACGTCGTCCAACGCCACCACCTGCAGCAGCGTATTGACGAATTCCCCCTTGGCGCGGTACTGGTTGATGGTCATCATGGTGCTGGCCGGGGCGGTGGCGGTGGCGATCGCCCCCAGCAGCATCGAAAACAGCCAATCCAGGTTCAGCACCCAGTGCATGAACAGCATGATCAGAATGCCGGCCAGCAGCGCTTCCGCCGCGGTCACGACGACAATTTTGGCCCCCGTCTGCTTCATCACCTCTTTTTTGAAGAATTTGGCGACGCCGAACGCGATGAAAGCCAGCGCAATGTCGGAGACAAACCCCATGTCATGGATCACATGGCGCGGCACCGCATTCAGCACGCAGGGTCCCAGCAGAATCCCGGCCAGAATGTAGCCGGTGACGTTGGGGAGTTTGGCCAGCTTGGTCAGGCGGGTCACCAGAAAACCGGAAAACAGAATCAGCGACAACGCGACTAGAATCACCGTGGCGTTGTTGAAGTGATCGTAAAATGAACTGATGGCTATCGTCGGCATTCGTGGTTCCTGTTGAAAAATTCAATGTTTCGGGAAGAATCGTTTTACCGGTTCCTCCAGCGCCTTGCCCAGTTTGCCGGCCGCCTTGCGGGTCAGCTTGCGTTTGCCGTTTTCATAATCGCTGATTGCCGCTTGCGCAATGCCGGATTTCCTGGCGAGTTCGGATTGAGTCAATTCGTGTTTCAGACGAATGGCGGCCAGCCTTTCGCCGGGCGTTTCCGGCGGTAGCGGCATGGCTTCGCCGCCGCTGACGACTTCGAGGTCAAAATGTTTTTTCAGGCAATCGAAAACCTCGCTGCCGCCTTCGCCGTTCAGCGCGATTTCCGTATATGGCGACTTGATTACAAGCAGCATACAGACGTCCCCTGTGGTTAAAATATATCGTATAATATCACAAAATATATTACTTTCAAGCTGGAAATTTATTTAATTTCGACTGTTTGACGGTTAAGCCGTCGTTTGGCGGGAAGCGTTGAACTCGAAAGTATTGGGGCACGGAGATTTTGAGCACACACCATGAATACGGTCAATTCAGATTTGCAAAACAACCGGAAAATGATATGATAATGAAGGGGATAATTTGGTCGCTTTTCAATGGTCCGAAAATCATTTTTCGACGGGAAAATGGTAATTTTAACTTTCCGGGAGGAGAAGTGTAATGAAAAAGTTTCTTTGGGCGGCGGTCTGGGTGGCGGCGGTCTGGGGCGGCGATCCGCTGACGATGCAGGCGGAAACGGTTGAGCCGGTCGCTTCATTTCAGGGAATGCAGGTGACCGGCATCGCCGTCGCCGACGATGGAAGGATGTTTGTCAATTTTCCAAGATGGCGGGAAGGGGTACCGTATTCGGTCATGGAAATCGGCAGGGACGGGGCCCGGAAGCCTTATCCCGACCCGGCGACCAACGCCTGGGAGATCGGCGATGAAGTCGTGCCGGATCGTTTCATCTGCGTGCAGTCGGTGGTCGCCCACGGTGGCCGGCTGTATGTGCTCGACACCAAAAATCCGCTGATGAAAGGCATTGTCGCGCCGCCGACGATTTATGTTTACGACCTGAATACGGATGCCTTGGTCAGGACCTACCCGTTGACGGAAGCGGTTCACTTGAATTCCTATGTCAACGATTTGCGCGTCGACGACAAAAACGACAAAATTTATCTGACCGATTCCGGCGCGCCGGGGCTGATCGTCCTGGATCTTGTTTCAGGCGGGAATTACCGGCTGCTCGAT harbors:
- a CDS encoding cation:proton antiporter, with amino-acid sequence MPTIAISSFYDHFNNATVILVALSLILFSGFLVTRLTKLAKLPNVTGYILAGILLGPCVLNAVPRHVIHDMGFVSDIALAFIAFGVAKFFKKEVMKQTGAKIVVVTAAEALLAGILIMLFMHWVLNLDWLFSMLLGAIATATAPASTMMTINQYRAKGEFVNTLLQVVALDDVICLLAFSAVMALENTRGEVSLAGILLPIVYNLAALGIGFLCGLILSKLLTPQRSRENRLILALAMLLGISGLCDVFEISPLLACMVFGATYINLTRDKTLFKQINRFTPPVMSIFFIVSGMSFDLRILGSVGLIGVSYFLIRIAGKYLGAYFGCAAVGSSREIKNYLGLALIPQAGVAIGLAFMGQRILSPEVGNTMLTIVLASSILYELIGPAAAKLALFKSGAIPRNAVRLPEVEPQSTIELPRLARRYWPLRGIRQPAPPQPPPRRPKPTKTPKVAKLQKTAK
- the rimO gene encoding 30S ribosomal protein S12 methylthiotransferase RimO, giving the protein MAKRKGASQSAAGGVFLVSLGCPKNFVDTEVMAGGLVSSGIRLTFDQEEADTVLINTCAFIPEARDETVDAIMEAIDWKAAGSGRRVVVTGCLIQWDKDQEFRSEFPEVDLWCGVDEVPHLAERLRELRRSPAGALPEVFSCAEPAYLYDETTPRLQLTLPHLAYLKIADGCDNRCSYCSIPNIRGSLRSRSIGSAVAEAENLRRNGVRELIVIAQDVTAFGHDRQDGTTLAGLLRELDRLPGKFWIRLLYTHPAHFTDELIEVLASSNHVLPYLDIPLQHIDDGILRRMGRKVTRGQVEMLLSRLRQAIPELTLRTTFITGFPGEGDREYEALKEFVGRMKFERLGVFAYSPEPNTPAADFPEQVDLEVAEQRAAELLDLQQALSQRYNEAWVGRELEVLVDAVEGCRATARSRMDAPEIDNIVTVKASRELRPGGFYKVRITGGDEFDLTAEL
- a CDS encoding L-dopachrome tautomerase-related protein, which encodes MKKFLWAAVWVAAVWGGDPLTMQAETVEPVASFQGMQVTGIAVADDGRMFVNFPRWREGVPYSVMEIGRDGARKPYPDPATNAWEIGDEVVPDRFICVQSVVAHGGRLYVLDTKNPLMKGIVAPPTIYVYDLNTDALVRTYPLTEAVHLNSYVNDLRVDDKNDKIYLTDSGAPGLIVLDLVSGGNYRLLDHHPFTTAEVDQLTIGGVKYAGRVHADGIALDREHDILYFHPLSGYTLYGIPTGQLIERRIDEKNIFKLKTPAPDGMIMAENGDLIMGDLEKNAIVYLTPDRKELRTLAADGGICWPDTFAIYDGFLYFTNSRIHEAQGDISRMVFSVDRVALPDNQKIFEKEGAL
- the pgsA gene encoding CDP-diacylglycerol--glycerol-3-phosphate 3-phosphatidyltransferase encodes the protein MKRNLPNILTVARIVLIFIFLILAANAGDVDSTTLSTRDLVIRIIAGCLAIIAGATDFLDGYLARRWKVVTDFGALMDPLADKIFVTATMLIVVEFRLMPAWIAVVVISREFMVTGLRMLAVKKGVVISADRWGKLKTAMQMVMLFLAGISWVNLYDLRVDVVWGIRLWYVWLVFLWAIALITVGSGLGYFIKYRALIRPDEPVENN
- a CDS encoding helix-turn-helix domain-containing protein, whose protein sequence is MLLVIKSPYTEIALNGEGGSEVFDCLKKHFDLEVVSGGEAMPLPPETPGERLAAIRLKHELTQSELARKSGIAQAAISDYENGKRKLTRKAAGKLGKALEEPVKRFFPKH